The Epilithonimonas zeae genome contains a region encoding:
- a CDS encoding ATP-binding protein, translating into MINFFSALGTDALFEILKQSNDATAIYTGEEINIQFANDAMLEIWGKDESVRGKRFEDALPEMEGQPFTQLLKNVWRTGEVYEAHNTAATLEINGKMITSFFDFTYKPIKNKEGEVYCILHTATNVTERQKAWELVQDREDQLRVASEGLNSLNEELRSSNEDLATINKEYVATNKQLDNANRQIYFLNDQLKQENFHLLLDKKVQENDISDLSLKNKSLSGINNDLQNLNDTIVKLNEKLTTSEMSFRDLIMQAPVAMMLVKGDDYIVTMINVTMLELIGKDVSIVGKPLFEELPELKGQRAANMLVDTYEKGLRHSDEANPVTLNRNGQLEQGYFNFSYTPYVENGVVTGVIDMALEVTTQIVANQKLENTIREKIKLEESLRNSEQRLRAILETMAEGVGVTDATGQMVYANPMAQQILGLKESEIKKRTYYDALWQNLRIDGTPLPPEEHPMAIMMTTKKPVFDYEIAVQPPDRDKFYLSINAAPMFDSAGNLIGGIGTFMDVTARRLASQGKDDFISIASHELKTPVTALKASLQLLQRATTSLSADTRARLLEQSVKSLDKLTKLIDGLLDTSRMDHGQLKLNKQSFIISELFEDCCSNFAQNTDQKITFEGDVDQEVIADHQQIGQVMVNFINNAIKYAPESDILIKAEVLHKKEVKFSVRDQGPGIPEDKIGHLFERYYRTNYQGQKFSGLGLGLYICADIIKNHGGKIGVESEVGKGTTFWFILPL; encoded by the coding sequence ATGATTAATTTTTTTTCTGCTTTAGGCACCGATGCATTGTTCGAGATCCTTAAACAATCGAATGATGCTACCGCTATTTATACAGGTGAGGAAATCAATATACAGTTTGCTAACGATGCTATGCTGGAAATCTGGGGTAAAGATGAATCTGTTCGCGGAAAAAGGTTTGAAGATGCTTTGCCTGAAATGGAAGGGCAGCCATTTACACAGCTTCTCAAAAATGTATGGCGTACAGGCGAAGTGTACGAAGCGCACAACACAGCTGCCACTTTAGAAATCAATGGCAAAATGATTACCTCCTTCTTTGATTTTACTTATAAGCCTATTAAAAATAAAGAGGGTGAAGTGTACTGCATACTACATACGGCCACCAATGTTACAGAGAGACAGAAAGCCTGGGAACTCGTTCAGGATCGAGAAGATCAATTGAGGGTTGCCAGTGAAGGTCTCAATTCCTTAAATGAAGAGTTGCGATCCAGCAATGAGGATTTAGCAACCATTAACAAAGAATATGTTGCAACGAACAAACAGCTTGACAATGCTAACCGGCAGATTTATTTTCTTAATGATCAGTTGAAGCAGGAAAACTTTCATCTGTTACTTGATAAAAAGGTACAAGAAAATGATATTTCCGATCTTAGCCTGAAAAACAAAAGTCTAAGCGGCATCAATAATGATCTTCAAAATCTGAACGACACCATTGTTAAACTGAACGAAAAGCTTACCACCAGTGAGATGAGTTTTCGGGATCTGATTATGCAGGCTCCTGTAGCGATGATGCTGGTAAAGGGTGATGATTATATTGTCACAATGATTAACGTAACGATGCTGGAGCTAATTGGCAAGGATGTATCTATTGTTGGTAAACCGCTTTTCGAAGAACTTCCAGAACTCAAAGGCCAGAGAGCTGCGAATATGCTAGTTGATACCTATGAAAAAGGCTTAAGACATTCGGATGAAGCTAATCCCGTAACCCTTAATAGAAATGGTCAGCTTGAACAAGGTTACTTTAACTTCAGTTATACACCTTATGTTGAGAACGGTGTCGTTACAGGTGTGATAGATATGGCGCTTGAAGTCACAACACAGATTGTAGCTAATCAAAAGCTGGAGAATACCATTAGGGAAAAGATTAAATTGGAGGAAAGTCTCCGTAATAGCGAACAGCGCTTAAGAGCAATACTGGAAACCATGGCAGAAGGTGTTGGCGTAACTGATGCGACCGGACAGATGGTTTATGCTAATCCTATGGCTCAGCAGATATTGGGGCTTAAGGAAAGTGAGATCAAAAAACGAACTTACTATGACGCTCTATGGCAGAATCTTCGTATTGACGGCACGCCATTACCTCCGGAAGAGCATCCTATGGCTATTATGATGACTACAAAAAAGCCGGTATTTGATTATGAAATTGCTGTTCAGCCGCCTGACAGGGATAAATTCTATCTTTCTATTAATGCGGCGCCAATGTTTGACAGTGCAGGTAATTTGATAGGTGGCATTGGAACTTTTATGGATGTTACAGCGAGGCGATTGGCCTCACAGGGAAAAGACGATTTTATCAGCATTGCCAGCCACGAGCTGAAGACACCGGTGACTGCTCTGAAAGCTTCTTTGCAGCTACTTCAAAGAGCTACGACTTCACTATCTGCAGATACCAGAGCAAGACTTCTTGAGCAGTCCGTTAAAAGTCTTGATAAGCTTACAAAGCTGATTGATGGTTTATTGGATACAAGCAGAATGGATCATGGCCAACTGAAGCTTAATAAGCAGTCATTTATTATTTCAGAGCTTTTTGAAGACTGTTGTTCAAACTTCGCTCAGAATACGGATCAAAAAATCACTTTTGAAGGCGATGTGGATCAGGAGGTGATTGCAGATCATCAGCAAATCGGTCAGGTCATGGTTAATTTTATCAATAATGCCATCAAATATGCTCCAGAATCCGATATATTGATCAAAGCTGAGGTATTGCATAAAAAAGAAGTGAAGTTTAGTGTAAGAGATCAGGGACCGGGTATCCCGGAAGATAAAATAGGACATCTCTTTGAACGTTATTACAGAACCAATTACCAAGGACAGAAATTCTCCGGCCTGGGTTTAGGTTTATATATCTGTGCTGACATCATTAAAAATCACGGTGGCAAAATAGGTGTAGAAAGCGAAGTAGGAAAGGGAACAACG